The sequence below is a genomic window from uncultured Fretibacterium sp..
TTGTCACGCATCGAGATATTGAGCGGCATGTCCCGGTGGAGGTTTGGGACCCGGATACGCTGGACAATATCCTGAGCAATCTTCAGGAATTGGGGATCGAGGTCGTCGAGGAGGAGGCCCGGAGCAAGGTCCACGCCTCCGTCGGGGTCGGGGAGGAACTGCTTCCATCCTTGGACGGGGACTTCGGCAAACTGGACGACATCCCCCTGACGGACCCGGTGCGCATGTACCTGCGGGAGATCGGCAAGGTCTCCCTTTTGACGGCGGAGGAGGAAGTCGTCCTGGCCCAGCGCATGGAGGAGGGGGACATCAAGGCGAAGCAGAAGCTCGTTGATGCGAACCTCCGCCTGGTGGTCAGCATCGCGAAGAAGTACATCGGGCGCGGGATGCTCTTTCTGGACCTGATCCAGGAGGGCAACCTCGGCTTGATCCGGGCCGTGGAGAAATTCGACTATCGCCGGGGGTTCAAGTTCAGCACCTACGCCACCTGGTGGATTCGTCAGGCGATCACCCGTGCCATTGCGGATCAGGCTCGGACGATCCGCGTGCCGGTCCACATGGTGGAGACCATCAACAAGATGGTGCGAATCTCCCGTCAGCTCGTGCAGCAGCTGGGTCGAGAGCCCACGGACGAGGAGATCGCCGCGGAGATGGAGATAGACCCCTCTCGGGTCGAGGAGATACGCCGCATATCCCAGCTTCCGGTTTCCCTGGAGACCCCGATAGGGGAGGAGGAGGACAGCCAGCTGGGTGACTTCATCGAGGACCGGGATCTGCCGAGCCCGGACGAGGCTGCGGCGGGCCATCTGCTTCACGAGCAGATCGAGGAGATGTTGGCCACGCTGTCCAGTCGGGAGCGGGAGGTGCTTCACTACCGTTTTGGCTTGGAGGACGGGCACTCCTACACCTTGGAGGAGGTCGGGCGCAAGTTCAACGTGACCCGGGAGCGGATCCGACAGATCGAGGCCAAGGCGCTGAGGAAGCTTCGACAGCCCAGCCGTAAGCTTAAGGATTTTCTGGATTGATTTCGACTGTGCGTGCGGCTTTGCCGCCGTCGTCTCATCTTTTGGGGAGGTTTGTCTATATGACGTCTTCAAAAAAGAGCGTTGTGTTGCTGATATGCGGTGTGTTGGCAATAGGGGGGTGGGCTTTCTGTCCCAAGTGGAGCGCGGATGCGGCGGTCCGGCCGCTTCGCCCAGCTGCGCCCAAGGCGTCCGATGAGAAAAAAGAGGGGAAGAAAAAAGAGGAGAAGAAAACGGAGACCGCAGAAGTGGGAGCGGATTTGAAGGCCCTTGCGAAACCTAAGAAAGCTGCCACCACCTTCACGGGCTTTCCTGCTGGGACCCTGCCCGGGGAGAAGGCGTCGGGAGAATCGGCCTCCGGCAGTGGTGGGGATGGGGCGCCGGCCTCCTCGCAGGGACGGGTTGTCCTCTCCGGAGAACCGATGACGCCTCTTATTGGTGCATCTCAACTGGGGCTTTCTCTGGATCGTATCTTTACGATAGCCGACCATGCGGGGTATAGCCTTGTCCTGCGCAGACGCTACGTGGCGTCTGCCCTGGACGCCCCATATTCCTATTCCCTGATGAAGGGGCGGCGGCGGTTGGCCACGCTCTTTTTCGATCGAAGCCTTAAGTTGTCCCTGATACAGTAGCTGCGGCTATAGCCGCAAGGGATTTTGGGCAAAACAGGGAAAAGGGGCTGGCGCCGCCTTTTCAGGAATGGAGTTGAGCTGCGTTGAGCGGAAAGACGGGCACCTTCTCCCTGAGGGGGGATTTTTTTGCATTTTCGGAGATCAAGGTCGTCCTGATCTCGTTGGCACACGGCGTCAACGACATGTATGCGGCGTTTCTGCCCACCTTCGTCCCCTACATCAAGGCGTCGCTGGGGTTGGATTACGCGCTGACGGGAGCGCTCAGCCTCATCGTGGGGCTCTGCCACATCGTGGGACAGCCCGTGATTGGCTACTTCTGCGACCGCATCCGGCGCCCCTGGCTCATGATAATCGGCCCCCTGCTCTGCGGCTTGGGGGCCGTCATGCTTCCAAGCGCGGGAAGCTACGGGGGGGCTCTCCTCTTCGCCGGGCTATGGGGGGTGGGGAGCGCCCTGTTCCACCCTCAGGGCAGCGGGGGAATCGGGTATGTGGCGAGGCCGGAAAAACTGTCGTTTGCCCTGACCTTGTTCAACATCTCCGGGACGGCCGGGGTCCTGGTCAGCCCCGTCGTGGCCGTCTTCGTGGTGGAGCGGTTCGGATATGGAGGCCTTTGGGCCACGCTTCTCCCTCCTCTCCTGCTTGCCCCGCTGATCTATTGCTCCATGCCGTTTCTCCGGGAAGCGCTTCCTTCGCGTACCGAAGGCGGCTCGGGGTTCTGGAGGAGCTTCGGTGGGGTGTTTGCGGTGCTCTTCCCCGTATGGGCCGTCGCCGTGATCCGGGACGTCGTGTTCCAGTGCGTACGCTTCTTTCTGCCGCTGAAGATTGCGGCCGAGGGCGGTTCTCTGGATGCCATCGGAACTGTCCTCTTCGGCATCACGCTCGGAGGAACCCTGACAATGCTTCCCGTCGAACGGCTGGCTCGAAGGGTAAGCATCAGGACGATTCTGGGACTGACCCTGCTCCTGGGCTCGCTTTTCCTGACGTCGGCCTCGTTGGCCTCGGGGCTGCTCTCGACCTCCCTCTACGTCGTGGGGGTCTCCTGCATCTACTCCACCATCCCCCTCACCGTGGTCCTGGCCCAAACTTTGATGCCCCATGCCCGGAGCGTCGCAAGTTCGGTGGTCATGGGGCTTGCGTGGGGGACGGCAAACGTGGCGCTCTACCCCTTGGGACAGCTTGCGGACAGGATCGGTATCCACGATACGACGCTGATCCTCGGGCTGCTGCCGCTGCTGGGCCTGCTCTTCCTCCTCTCCCCCGTGTTCCGGGGGAGAGCCGAGGATTGTGAGAAGATAGCATGATCGGCTTTCTGCCAGGCTTGTGGAGGTCGTAGCGATGTTGTCCTCGGAGTTTCTCGTAGATCTTGCGGAAAAAGTTTATGGGACGCTCAGCTCCCTGGAGGGCACGCTCCGTCCCCTCCGAGGGGAGGAGGGCGCCACGCTTTCCACGGGAGGGGGGATCTCCGTCCCTCATGTCCTTGCGGGACTTTCCTCGGAGGATGGACCGTGCTTTTTTGTCAAGACCCTTACCGGGCTGATGGAGGAAAAGGGGATCGGAGACGCGGAGGTGAGCTCCAAAGTGGGCTGGACCTTGGAGGATATGGCCGCTCTGCGCGCTGACGGGCAGTGTTGTCCCGTCAAGGAGCTGGTCTTTGCGTTTGGTCTAGCGCTTGAGCTGAAACGGGACGAGATGCAGCGGCTTCTTGCCTCGGCAGGGTACGCGCTGTCGGAGGATGAGGTCTACGATATCGTCCTCCTTCATTGTCTCGATAAGGGTGTGTTTTGCCTGGAGGACGTGAACGAGGCCCTGAGATGCTTCAACCTGAAACCCATCGTACCCAGGCCCTGGAGGGGCCGGCCGACCTAGGGTCTCGGTCCGGACGGTCCAAGTACGTGAATTCTGGAGGTTTTTTATCATGGACGGCAGGAATTTCTACATCACCACCCCCATCTATTACGTCAACGATATTCCCCACATCGGCCACGCCTACACGACGATAGCTTGCGACGTCATGAGCCGTTACAAGCGCATGAAGGGGTACGACGTGTATTTTCTCACAGGGACGGACGAGCACGGGCAGAAGATCCAGACCGCTGCAGAGGCGAAGGGGATGACGCCCCAGGAGCTGGTGGACAAGATCCACGTCAACTTCAAGGAGCTCTGGAAGGTCCTGGATATCGGCAACGACGACTTTATCCGCACCACCGAGCCGCGCCATATCCGCGTGGTCCAGGCCATGTTTGGGAAACTGATGGACCAGGGGGACATCTACAAGGGGACCTACGAGGGACAGTACTGCGTCCCCTGCGAGACCTACGTCCCCGAATCCAGCGCCGGGGAGGGCAATACCTGCCCGGACTGCGGCCGTCCTCTGATCCTGATGCAGGAGGAAAGCTATTTTTTCCGAGCCTCAAAATACGTCCCCAGATTGATCGACCATTACGAAAAGCACCTGGACGGGGTCATGCCGCGCGTTCGCTACAACGAGATCATGAGCTTCCTCCGGGGGGAGGTGCGGGATCAGTCCGTGTCCCGGACGACCCTCAAGTGGGGAATCCCGATTCCGGGCGACGAGAAGCACGTGATTTATGTCTGGTTCGACGCCTTAATCAATTACGCCACGGCGGTGGGGTATCTGGACGATCCCGAGATGTTCCGGAAATACTGGCCGTCCGTCCGGCACGTGGTGGGCAAGGACATCATTCGCTTCCACTGCGTCATCTGGCCGCTCATGCTCCTGGCCCTGGGGCTGGAGCCCCCCGTCTCGGTCATCGCCCACGGCTGGTGGACGGTCGACGGCGAGAAGATGAGC
It includes:
- the rpoD gene encoding RNA polymerase sigma factor RpoD, with protein sequence MIKSDFPEYLGKVRSLVHEGQGRGFVTHRDIERHVPVEVWDPDTLDNILSNLQELGIEVVEEEARSKVHASVGVGEELLPSLDGDFGKLDDIPLTDPVRMYLREIGKVSLLTAEEEVVLAQRMEEGDIKAKQKLVDANLRLVVSIAKKYIGRGMLFLDLIQEGNLGLIRAVEKFDYRRGFKFSTYATWWIRQAITRAIADQARTIRVPVHMVETINKMVRISRQLVQQLGREPTDEEIAAEMEIDPSRVEEIRRISQLPVSLETPIGEEEDSQLGDFIEDRDLPSPDEAAAGHLLHEQIEEMLATLSSREREVLHYRFGLEDGHSYTLEEVGRKFNVTRERIRQIEAKALRKLRQPSRKLKDFLD
- a CDS encoding MFS transporter, giving the protein MSGKTGTFSLRGDFFAFSEIKVVLISLAHGVNDMYAAFLPTFVPYIKASLGLDYALTGALSLIVGLCHIVGQPVIGYFCDRIRRPWLMIIGPLLCGLGAVMLPSAGSYGGALLFAGLWGVGSALFHPQGSGGIGYVARPEKLSFALTLFNISGTAGVLVSPVVAVFVVERFGYGGLWATLLPPLLLAPLIYCSMPFLREALPSRTEGGSGFWRSFGGVFAVLFPVWAVAVIRDVVFQCVRFFLPLKIAAEGGSLDAIGTVLFGITLGGTLTMLPVERLARRVSIRTILGLTLLLGSLFLTSASLASGLLSTSLYVVGVSCIYSTIPLTVVLAQTLMPHARSVASSVVMGLAWGTANVALYPLGQLADRIGIHDTTLILGLLPLLGLLFLLSPVFRGRAEDCEKIA